From the genome of Candidozyma auris chromosome 2, complete sequence, one region includes:
- the THI4 gene encoding thiamine thiazole synthase, translated as MSPPTMVQKPVGNVDLKTPVVRLESNSTDSQVSFADWDKFNFAPIRESTVSRAMTKRYFNDLDKYTESDVIVVGAGSAGLSAAYVLAKNRPDLKIAIIEASVSPGGGCWLGGQLFSAMVMRKPAHLFLDELEIAYEDEGDYVVVKHAALFMSTLMSKTLQFPNVKLFNATAVEDLITRRDESTGELRIAGVVTNWTLVTLNHDTQSCMDPNTLNANVVLSTTGHDGPFGAFCAKRLESLRPKSANEPFELGGMRGLDMNKAEDAIVKGTREVAPGLVIAGMELAEVDGSNRMGPTFGAMALSGVKAAESVLNVYETRRKQNEACYGGLQN; from the coding sequence ATGTCTCCTCCAACTATGGTCCAGAAGCCTGTCGGCAATGTCGACCTTAAGACTCCAGTAGTTCGTCTTGAGTCGAACTCTACAGACTCTCAAGTCAGTTTCGCTGACTGGGACAAATTCAATTTTGCTCCTATTAGAGAGTCCACTGTCTCGAGAGCCATGACCAAAAGATACTTTAAtgacttggacaagtaCACCGAGTCTGATGTGATTGTTGTTGGGGCCGGGTCGGCTGGATTGTCGGCTGCGTACGTATTGGCCAAGAACAGACCTGACTTGAAGATTGCCATCATTGAGGCCAGTGTTTCTCCCGGTGGTGGCTGCTGGTTGGGCGGCCAATTGTTCTCTGCGATGGTCATGAGAAAGCCTGCTCACTTGTTTTTGGACGAGCTTGAGATCGCATATGAGGACGAGGGTGACTACGTTGTTGTCAAACACGCTGCCTTGTTCATGTCCACTTTGATGTCCAAGACCTTGCAATTCCCCAACGTCAAATTGTTCAACGCTACTGCTGTTGAGGACTTGATCACTCGTCGTGACGAGTCAACGGGTGAATTGAGAATCGCTGGTGTGGTTACCAACTGGACATTGGTCACTTTGAACCACGACACCCAGTCTTGTATGGATCCTAACACCCTCAATGCCAACGTTGTGCTTTCCACCACTGGTCACGATGGTCCATTCGGTGCCTTCTGTGCCAAGAGATTGGAGTCGTTAAGACCAAAGAGCGCCAATGAGCCATTCGAGTTGGGTGGCATGAGAGGTCTTGACATGAACAAGGCCGAGGACGCCATTGTCAAGGGCACTAGAGAGGTCGCACCTGGCTTGGTCATTGCCGGTATGGAGTTGGCTGAGGTCGATGGCTCCAACAGAATGGGCCCAACTTTTGGTGCCATGGCGCTTTCCGGTGTCAAAGCCGCTGAGTCTGTTTTGAACGTGTACGAGACACGTAGGAAACAGAACGAAGCGTGCTACGGTGGATTGCAGAACTGA
- a CDS encoding cleavage polyadenylation factor subunit YSH1: protein MAIDNPSEDASENFKFFGLGGCNEVGRSSHILEYKNKVIMLDSGVHPGLSGMNSLPFFDEYDLSKVDILLISHFHLDHAASLPYVMQQTNFKGRVFMTHATKAIYRWLLSDFVRVTSMTGGGDEGRTENNLTNAAGSANLYTDEDLMTSFERIETIDYHSTIEVDGIRFTAYHAGHVLGACMYFVEVGGLKVLFTGDYSREEDRHLKVAEVPPTRPDILITESTFGTATHEPRLEKEARLMKLVHSTILKGGRILFPVFALGRAQELLLILEEYWSQNKDIQNINIYYASNLARKCMAVYQTYTSVMNDSIKLNPTGSSKSNPFDFKFIKSIKSVDRVHDIGPCVVVASPGMLQSGVSRQLLERWAPDPKNAVIMTGYSVEGTLAKDLLREPTAIPSITNPDMSIPRRISVDEISFAAHVDFIENSGFIDEVSPKKIILVHGDSNPMGRLKSALLSKYSSRKGTEDEVKVFNPRNCEEVLIGFKGVKIAKVVGRLAQAQVELINKALKEETKSPKIEVVEDGVSKDKDMVDKNEKEDAKESKTIETDVQISGVLISKDFDMNIMSLEDLSEFSQLSTSVVKSNAKLKVHANVSLVEWHLEQMFGHINVVIDDNQTWECIIMNMIYITANKAESDALNVTVEWINDNLMGDSLADSIVAILLSIDSSPVSVKMTSQHCSHNHIKKEEDTDMVKQEAPKKAHANTDIASRINRITSLLKSQFGDSMKSVSQSELVITIGKNEAKVDLNKLAVECGSRVLKDRVENIIKRGARLAAPLSYQQKMVSA from the coding sequence ATGGCAATCGACAACCCTAGTGAGGATGCCTCGGAGAACTTTAAATTTTTTGGCTTAGGTGGTTGCAATGAGGTGGGTCGCTCTTCTCACATTTTAGAGTATAAGAACAAGGTGATTATGTTGGACTCTGGTGTTCATCCTGGTCTTAGCGGCATGAACTCATTGCCattctttgatgaatacGATCTTTCAAAAGTCGATATCCTTCTTATAAGTCACTTCCATTTGGATCACGCCGCGTCTTTGCCCTATGTCATGCAACAGACCAATTTTAAGGGCCGTGTTTTTATGACCCATGCCACGAAAGCCATCTACCGTTGGTTGCTTTCAGACTTCGTCAGAGTGACTTCGATGACAGGTGGAGGCGACGAAGGTAGAACTGAGAACAACTTGACGAATGCTGCTGGCTCTGCAAATTTATACACGGATGAGGATTTGATGACATCGTTTGAGAGAATAGAGACGATCGATTACCACTCTACTATCGAGGTGGACGGCATTCGCTTCACTGCTTACCATGCTGGACATGTTCTTGGTGCATGTATGtactttgttgaagtcgGCGGGCTCAAAGTCCTATTTACAGGTGATTActccagagaagaagaccgTCATTTGAAGGTTGCTGAGGTGCCCCCTACAAGACCTGACATCTTGATCACAGAGTCAACATTTGGCACAGCTACACACGAGCCAAGGCTAGAAAAAGAGGCACGCTTGATGAAGCTTGTCCACTCCACTATTCTCAAAGGTGGTCGGATTCTTTTTCCTGTATTTGCATTGGGTAGAGCACAGGAGCTTCTCCTTATTCTAGAAGAATATTGGTCACAGAACAAGGACATTCAGAACATCAATATATATTATGCCTCCAACCTCGCAAGAAAATGTATGGCTGTGTATCAAACGTACACAAGCGTCATGAATGATAGCATCAAACTAAACCCAACTGGGTCGTCAAAATCAAACCCTTTCGATTTCAAGTTTATAAAGTCTATCAAAAGCGTGGACAGAGTCCATGATATCGGCCCCTGCGTGGTCGTAGCTTCTCCTGGTATGTTGCAGAGCGGTGTGTCTCGACAGCTTCTCGAAAGATGGGCTCCAGACCCTAAGAATGCTGTGATAATGACAGGCTACTCCGTTGAAGGAACCTTGGCAAAAGACTTGTTGAGAGAGCCTACTGCGATCCCATCAATAACCAATCCAGACATGTCTATCCCTCGTCGCATATCTGTCGACGAGATTTCATTCGCAGCACATGTAGACTTCATTGAGAATTCCGGTTTTATAGACGAAGTCagtccaaaaaaaattatttTGGTGCACGGTGACAGTAACCCGATGGGAAGACTTAAATCGGCATTGCTTAGTAAGTATCTGTCCAGAAAAGGCACAGAGGATGAGGTCAAAGTGTTTAATCCTAGAAATTGCGAAGAGGTTCTCATTGGATTCAAAGGTGTCAAGATCGCTAAAGTTGTTGGGAGACTTGCACAAGCTCAAGTTGAATTGATCAACAAAGCactcaaagaagagacaaaaAGTCCAAAgattgaagttgttgaagatggcgTTTCCAAGGATAAGGATATGGTTgacaaaaatgaaaaagaggatGCTAAGGAGAGCAAGACAATCGAGACTGATGTACAGATTTCAGGAGTTCTCATCTCCAAGGATTTTGATATGAACATAATGAGTCTTGAGGATTTGTCTGAATTCTCCCAGTTGAGTACATCTGTCGTCAAGTCGAATGCTAAACTCAAGGTACATGCAAATGTTTCGTTGGTAGAATGGCACTTGGAACAAATGTTCGGTCATATTAATGTTGTGATTGACGACAATCAGACATGGGAGTGTATTATCATGAATATGATTTATATCACTGCCAACAAGGCAGAGTCAGACGCACTAAATGTGACAGTTGAATGGATCAATGATAATTTGATGGGTGATTCTCTCGCTGATAGTATAGTTGCAATTCTTCTATCCATTGACTCGTCTCCAGTATCGGTGAAGATGACGTCTCAGCATTGCTCTCATAACCATAtcaaaaaggaagaggatACCGATATGGTGAAGCAAGAAGCCCCAAAGAAAGCGCACGCCAACACTGATATTGCGAGCCGAATCAATCGGATCACTTCGCTCTTGAAATCACAATTCGGAGATTCTATGAAATC